From the genome of Torulaspora globosa chromosome 2, complete sequence, one region includes:
- the STE18 gene encoding Ste18p (ancestral locus Anc_7.455): MIVPGGLSRWRGSMSQEMLSYRIQCLKLKRVNELNNRLRDELGRERITASNACLNFIDYVSTHTDYTLPEIWGYPSPGANPFANGNDRRRRSRQDSSGTGSCCNIM; encoded by the coding sequence ATGATCGTGCCCGGCGGACTGTCGCGATGGCGTGGTTCAATGTCGCAGGAGATGCTGTCATACAGGATCCAGTgcttgaagctcaagagGGTGAACGAGCTGAACAATAGGCTGCGTGATGAGCTGGGTCGCGAAAGGATCACGGCTTCCAATGCGTGTTTGAACTTCATAGATTACGTGTCTACGCACACGGACTATACTCTGCCCGAGATCTGGGGGTACCCTTCACCGGGAGCCAACCCATTTGCGAATGGCAACGATAGAAGGCGCCGTTCGCGGCAAGACAGTTCTGGGACCGGCTCCTGTTGCAATATCATGTGA
- the SPO24 gene encoding Spo24p (ancestral locus Anc_7.453) — protein sequence MAFLTLTSEVQTPFIIPEISPVSPASSRKNSTLSVSPVATNVPAPSGRKGSISLL from the coding sequence ATGGCTTTCCTAACTTTGACTTCAGAAGTTCAAACTCCTTTCATTATCCCAGAGATCTCGCCTGTGTCGCCAGCcagctcaagaaaaaactCCACGCTGAGTGTCAGCCCAGTGGCAACTAACGTCCCGGCGCCAAGCGGCAGGAAGGGATCGATCAGTCTGTTGTGA
- the ERV2 gene encoding flavin-linked sulfhydryl oxidase (ancestral locus Anc_7.456) has protein sequence MKRFNYKSGHIVRVLAAFAIVGLWWFFSSNELSYSKSSVDLPQTIETKGASKAGTEDKRISAVNDLGTIMPSMPEKEAKEVLGRASWRYFHTLLARFPDEPTEEQSAKLKQFIELYAELYPCGECSYHFVQTLKKYPPQVSSRTAAALWGCSIHNMVNEYLKKDKYDCSTILEDYDCGCGDDDGKIKDDLKMDKISLLKENKQGG, from the coding sequence atgaagcGTTTTAACTATAAAAGTGGTCATATTGTGAGGGTACTGGCTGCTTTCGCCATCGTAGGGCTGTGGTGGTTTTTCTCCTCCAACGAGCTGTCATACAGTAAGTCATCTGTTGATCTGCCACAAACTATCGAGACCAAGGGAGCCAGCAAGGCTGGTACCGAGGACAAGAGAATATCGGCCGTGAATGATTTAGGGACCATTATGCCATCGATGCCCGAAAAAGAGGCCAAGGAAGTCCTCGGACGAGCCTCGTGGCGCTATTTCCACACTTTGCTGGCCAGGTTCCCTGACGAACCGACCGAAGAGCAAAGTGCCAAGCTCAAGCAGTTTATCGAGTTGTACGCGGAGCTGTACCCATGCGGCGAGTGTTCGTACCACTTTGTTCAGACCCTGAAGAAGTATCCTCCGCAGGTCTCGAGCAGAACCGCAGCGGCGCTCTGGGGTTGTTCGATTCACAACATGGTCAACGAGTACCTAAAAAAGGACAAATACGACTGCAGTACGATCCTGGAAGACTACGACTGCGGCTGCGGCGATGACGACGGCAAGATCAAAGACGATTTGAAAATGGATAAAATATCgttgttgaaggagaatAAACAAGGTGGCTAA
- the TMH11 gene encoding Tmh11p (ancestral locus Anc_7.454) — translation MEHPAYTLSLLAATGGIMGYARKRSVPSLVAGLVFGGIYGYAGYLLHHNRDNGLEIALGASLVMMATGVARGIPSRFRKPVPLALTVLGSLGSYYYYNKYREFYP, via the coding sequence atggaaCATCCAGCATATACTTTGAGCTTACTAGCCGCCACAGGCGGCATCATGGGCTACGCCCGCAAGAGATCCGTTCCCTCCCTCGTCGCAGGCCTCGTTTTCGGCGGCATCTACGGATACGCGGGCTACTTGCTCCACCACAACCGCGACAACGGTCTCGAGATAGCTCTGGGAGCCTCGCTGGTCATGATGGCCACCGGCGTTGCAAGAGGCATCCCCTCGCGCTTCCGCAAGCCGGTCCCACTCGCCCTGACCGTCCTCGGCTCCCTGGGCTCCTACTACTACTACAACAAGTACAGGGAGTTCTACCCCTGA